In Pseudomonas sp. DNDY-54, a genomic segment contains:
- a CDS encoding LysR family transcriptional regulator, producing MDTTGLTDQFRLFLDVLDSGSFSAAARLHSLTPSSVARRIDALERSLDCQLVSRSTHVIKPTPAGQAFAERARRIVQELHLARAEMASLQSTPEGRIRIDAPAPFGRRHLAPAVADFLQAYPSVDIQLRLIDSFVDLQGEHLGEVDLVLRIGPLADTRLVATPLAPMIRIACASPSYLQRRGTPQTAAELPDHDGLDWDALAPSHAWRFEYQGKRRLLRPTRLRMVANNAEALLCGALAGLGIAHLPTWLISEHLVRGELLPLFCEGGLPEPEPSGIYALRLTREADSRSRLLLEFLKTRFGPIPPWDQALQSGLGLG from the coding sequence ATGGATACTACGGGCCTTACGGACCAGTTCAGGCTGTTCCTGGACGTGCTCGACAGCGGCAGCTTTTCTGCCGCGGCACGTCTGCATTCGCTAACGCCCTCTTCCGTTGCGCGACGCATCGACGCCCTGGAACGGTCACTGGATTGTCAGTTGGTCAGCCGCAGCACTCATGTCATCAAGCCCACACCGGCCGGACAGGCGTTCGCTGAGCGCGCAAGGCGCATCGTCCAGGAACTGCACTTGGCCCGGGCCGAGATGGCATCGCTGCAGAGCACACCGGAAGGCCGAATTCGTATCGACGCTCCAGCCCCTTTCGGCCGCCGACACTTGGCCCCGGCGGTGGCGGATTTCCTGCAGGCCTATCCAAGCGTCGACATTCAGTTGCGGTTGATTGATAGCTTTGTCGATCTGCAGGGAGAACATCTGGGGGAAGTCGACCTGGTGCTACGCATCGGTCCGTTGGCCGACACTCGCCTGGTGGCCACTCCGCTGGCACCGATGATTCGCATCGCCTGCGCAAGCCCGAGCTATTTGCAACGACGAGGTACACCCCAGACCGCAGCGGAGCTGCCGGACCATGATGGGCTGGACTGGGATGCACTGGCGCCTTCCCATGCGTGGCGGTTTGAGTATCAGGGGAAACGGCGATTGCTGCGACCTACGCGCCTGCGTATGGTCGCGAATAATGCCGAAGCGCTGCTCTGCGGTGCCTTGGCTGGCTTGGGGATAGCGCATCTCCCGACCTGGCTGATCAGCGAGCACTTGGTGCGCGGCGAGCTACTGCCTTTGTTTTGTGAAGGCGGCCTTCCAGAACCGGAACCTAGCGGAATCTACGCGCTACGCCTGACAAGGGAGGCCGATTCGCGCAGTAGATTGCTGCTGGAATTTCTCAAAACCCGCTTCGGCCCGATCCCACCCTGGGACCAGGCACTGCAAAGCGGACTCGGATTAGGCTAA
- the pdxB gene encoding 4-phosphoerythronate dehydrogenase PdxB, which translates to MRILADENIPLVDAFFSEHGDIRRMPGRSINRAAVAQTDVLLVRSVTRVDRELLEGSTVRFVGTCTIGTDHLDLEYLEDAGIDWASAPGCNARGVVDYVLGSLLALAEGEGVELSERRYGIVGAGEVGGRLVEVLRGLGCDVRVCDPPRQAREVGEFVGLDEILTECDVISLHTPLILEGDHPTFHLLNNARLEQLRPGTWLINAARGAVVDNAALRDQLARRPDIQAVLDVWEGEPQVDIELAALCWIATPHIAGYSLDGKLRGTAQIYQAFCASKGWEPKVELNELMPIAPLRGLSFDASVKPADMLATICRAVYDPRRDDAAFRRSLTDDEDQRQIGFDRLRKQYPPRREIEGLEIAISAAQPSLEQLVRALGAVVKP; encoded by the coding sequence ATGCGCATTCTTGCCGACGAAAACATCCCGCTGGTTGACGCTTTTTTTTCAGAGCATGGCGATATTCGCCGCATGCCCGGTCGGAGTATTAACAGAGCGGCGGTCGCTCAGACGGATGTCTTGCTGGTCCGCTCTGTTACCCGTGTCGATCGCGAGCTGCTCGAAGGCAGCACGGTACGCTTCGTCGGCACCTGCACCATCGGCACGGATCACCTGGATCTCGAGTATCTCGAGGATGCAGGCATCGACTGGGCGAGTGCGCCAGGATGCAACGCACGCGGCGTTGTCGACTACGTACTCGGCAGCTTGCTAGCACTTGCTGAAGGTGAGGGGGTTGAACTAAGCGAGCGTCGATACGGTATCGTCGGTGCCGGGGAGGTCGGTGGCAGGTTAGTGGAAGTGCTGCGGGGCCTGGGCTGTGACGTGCGCGTTTGCGATCCGCCGCGTCAGGCGCGTGAGGTTGGTGAGTTCGTCGGGCTGGATGAGATCCTTACCGAGTGCGATGTTATCAGTCTGCATACTCCGCTGATTCTGGAGGGCGACCACCCGACATTTCACCTGTTGAACAACGCTCGGCTGGAACAGTTGCGTCCCGGCACCTGGTTGATCAATGCGGCCCGCGGCGCGGTGGTCGACAATGCGGCTCTGCGCGATCAGTTGGCCAGACGGCCCGATATTCAGGCAGTGCTTGATGTCTGGGAAGGGGAGCCGCAGGTTGATATCGAGCTGGCGGCGCTATGTTGGATCGCGACGCCGCATATTGCCGGTTACAGTCTGGACGGCAAGCTGCGTGGGACCGCCCAGATTTATCAGGCGTTCTGTGCCAGCAAGGGGTGGGAGCCTAAGGTCGAGCTGAATGAGTTGATGCCTATCGCGCCGCTACGCGGCCTTTCTTTCGACGCATCGGTCAAGCCCGCGGACATGCTGGCGACGATTTGCCGAGCCGTCTATGACCCGCGCAGGGACGATGCCGCGTTTCGCCGTAGCCTGACCGACGATGAGGACCAGCGCCAAATTGGCTTCGACCGGCTACGCAAGCAGTACCCTCCACGGCGCGAGATAGAGGGTCTGGAAATTGCAATCAGTGCCGCACAGCCTTCGTTGGAGCAGCTTGTGCGAGCACTGGGTGCGGTGGTTAAACCCTGA
- a CDS encoding MATE family efflux transporter — protein sequence MPTELKLRRVRVELRTLFALALPMMIAQLANTAMGFVDTLMAGRVSPHDLAAVALGNSIWVPVFLLVTGIVLATTPNVAQRFGREQHEQIGPLVRQALWVGLGIGSLFALLMWNAEPVLHWMQVEPVLIDPTMAYLRAVACGFPAVALYQVLRCFSDGLGHTRPSMVVGILALTLNIPLNYIFIYGKLGLPAMGGVGCGWATALVMVFMLLAMLFWVRRAAYYQPSQLFARFDWPEWAMMSRLLSVGVPIGVAVFAEASIFSVIALLIGGLGATVVAGHQIALNFTSLIFMIPLSLGMAITIRIGQALGRGAPRDARFAAGVGILSSLVYACFSAGAMLLFSEQIARIYTTDPAVIAVAASLFFYAALFQFSDVVQVTAAGALRGYQDTRMTMIFTLFAYWGIGLPIGYMLGLTDRFGEPSGPAGLWQGLIAGLSCAAILLTIRLVRSARREIRRQPKPVAA from the coding sequence ATGCCCACTGAGTTGAAGCTCAGGCGAGTTCGCGTCGAATTACGCACCCTGTTTGCCCTAGCTCTCCCGATGATGATCGCCCAACTGGCAAACACCGCGATGGGCTTCGTCGACACGCTGATGGCCGGCCGGGTTAGCCCTCATGATCTCGCGGCGGTCGCGTTGGGCAACTCAATCTGGGTTCCCGTATTCCTTCTGGTGACTGGGATCGTTCTGGCAACGACACCCAACGTTGCACAGCGTTTCGGTCGCGAACAGCACGAACAGATCGGCCCGCTGGTACGCCAGGCGCTGTGGGTGGGGCTTGGAATCGGATCGCTGTTCGCGCTGCTGATGTGGAATGCCGAACCGGTGCTGCATTGGATGCAGGTCGAGCCCGTGCTCATCGACCCCACCATGGCTTATTTGCGCGCAGTCGCCTGCGGTTTTCCAGCGGTAGCTCTGTATCAGGTGTTGCGCTGCTTCAGCGACGGCCTTGGCCACACCCGCCCGAGCATGGTGGTAGGCATCCTCGCGCTAACACTGAATATCCCTCTGAACTACATTTTCATCTACGGCAAGCTTGGTTTGCCTGCGATGGGCGGGGTCGGCTGCGGCTGGGCAACCGCTCTGGTCATGGTCTTCATGCTGTTAGCGATGCTGTTCTGGGTACGGCGCGCCGCCTACTACCAACCGAGCCAGCTGTTCGCCCGTTTCGATTGGCCGGAGTGGGCGATGATGAGCCGGCTGTTGTCCGTCGGCGTGCCGATTGGCGTTGCGGTGTTTGCCGAGGCCAGCATCTTTTCGGTCATCGCCCTGCTCATTGGCGGTTTGGGCGCCACTGTCGTAGCAGGGCATCAGATCGCGCTTAACTTTACTTCACTGATCTTCATGATCCCGCTATCGCTCGGTATGGCCATCACTATTCGCATCGGCCAGGCACTGGGTCGCGGGGCGCCGCGCGACGCACGCTTCGCCGCGGGCGTGGGAATTCTATCGAGCCTTGTTTATGCCTGCTTCTCTGCCGGCGCCATGCTGTTATTCAGTGAACAGATCGCCCGTATTTACACAACGGACCCGGCTGTCATCGCAGTCGCGGCCAGCCTGTTTTTCTACGCCGCGCTGTTCCAATTCTCTGACGTCGTACAGGTGACGGCCGCGGGCGCCCTTCGTGGGTACCAAGACACCCGCATGACGATGATCTTCACCCTGTTCGCTTACTGGGGCATCGGCCTGCCGATAGGCTATATGCTGGGCCTGACCGATCGCTTTGGTGAGCCGAGCGGCCCGGCCGGGCTCTGGCAGGGGCTGATTGCCGGTTTGAGCTGTGCGGCGATACTCCTGACCATCCGCCTGGTGCGCAGCGCCCGCCGGGAAATTCGCCGGCAGCCGAAGCCGGTCGCCGCGTAG
- a CDS encoding ribonuclease E inhibitor RraB, translated as MSTTFHEDVSGNVLLRMKEGGFDFARVHPIEFYAVFPDRERAVAAASNFRGECVNAQIAPRDDGAWDLQVSKVMYATFDGIGDFEQDLEDLVEPLGGVVDGWGVTQELSGCSV; from the coding sequence ATGAGTACCACCTTCCATGAGGATGTAAGCGGCAACGTACTGTTGAGGATGAAAGAAGGCGGTTTCGATTTCGCCCGTGTCCATCCGATAGAGTTCTACGCCGTATTCCCCGATCGTGAACGTGCAGTCGCTGCCGCGAGCAATTTTCGCGGCGAGTGCGTTAACGCTCAAATAGCCCCCCGTGACGACGGCGCTTGGGATCTCCAGGTAAGTAAAGTGATGTATGCGACCTTCGACGGAATTGGCGACTTCGAACAAGATCTGGAGGACCTGGTCGAGCCGCTTGGTGGTGTGGTGGACGGCTGGGGTGTTACCCAGGAGCTTTCGGGCTGCTCAGTCTGA
- a CDS encoding sulfite exporter TauE/SafE family protein has protein sequence MDLVGFGLNLVLGLVLGTLGGLFGIGGGLIAIPVLGVLFDLDQQLAQGTALVMVVPNVLLAIWRYHQRNRIDPRHAAALGVASFCFAIAGAAVAVSLDAGRMRIAFVGFLVALAVYTLSRVFFRLQPGGTELRHPWPWLGVLGAGAGALGGLFGVGGAVLATPILTTVFGTSQVVAQGLSLSLAAPSTAVTLFTYAAHEQVDWALGLPLAIGGLLSISLGVKLAHALPERLLRVLFSGFLLLSAVMLALEA, from the coding sequence ATGGATCTTGTCGGCTTCGGGCTGAACCTAGTGCTGGGCTTGGTGCTGGGCACGCTTGGAGGGCTGTTCGGCATTGGCGGTGGGCTGATAGCGATTCCGGTACTTGGCGTGCTGTTCGATCTGGACCAGCAGTTAGCGCAAGGCACCGCGCTGGTGATGGTGGTGCCCAACGTACTGCTCGCGATCTGGCGGTATCACCAGCGTAACCGCATCGATCCGCGCCACGCGGCAGCGTTGGGTGTTGCCAGTTTCTGTTTCGCCATCGCCGGTGCGGCGGTCGCGGTATCACTGGATGCCGGGCGGATGCGCATCGCCTTCGTCGGTTTTCTTGTCGCCTTGGCTGTCTACACGCTATCGCGGGTTTTCTTTCGCCTACAACCCGGCGGGACCGAGCTACGCCACCCCTGGCCATGGCTTGGCGTGTTGGGCGCAGGTGCGGGTGCGTTGGGGGGATTATTCGGTGTTGGTGGCGCTGTGCTTGCCACGCCGATACTTACCACCGTATTCGGGACGTCCCAGGTTGTCGCGCAGGGGCTGTCCCTGTCCCTAGCAGCGCCCAGCACGGCCGTCACGCTGTTCACCTATGCGGCTCATGAGCAGGTTGATTGGGCGCTAGGATTGCCGCTTGCGATCGGTGGGTTGCTCAGTATCAGCCTCGGCGTGAAGCTCGCGCATGCGCTGCCGGAGCGTCTTCTTCGCGTCTTGTTCAGCGGCTTCCTGTTGCTGAGTGCCGTCATGCTGGCACTCGAGGCTTGA